The following are encoded in a window of Brachyhypopomus gauderio isolate BG-103 chromosome 18, BGAUD_0.2, whole genome shotgun sequence genomic DNA:
- the LOC143481687 gene encoding apoptosis-associated speck-like protein containing a CARD isoform X2, producing MEASTPVQTNITNQTNITAQTGGNVCAPQIHGSQFHAPVTMNFTNGGYSTQGTAPATGAAFINAKWAELVQRASGMESILDSLLMKNVLTDEQYNIILSEKTEQKMMRELIHGPLRASGNTGKNALYEVLMDQQSCMMRDLGAQ from the exons ATGGAGGCCTCCACTCCAGTCCAGACCAACATCACAAATCAGACCAACATCACAGCTCAGACAGGAGGGAATGTCTGTGCTCCTCAGATCCATGGGAGTCAGTTTCATGCACCGGTGACAATGAACTTTACAAATGGAG GGTACTCAACCCAAGGAACCGCACCAGCTACAG GTGCTGCCTTTATCAATGCAAAGTGGGCAGAACTGGTACAGAGGGCCAGTGGAATGGAGTCCATCTTGGACAGTCTGCTGATGAAGAACGTCCTTACGGATGAGCAATACAACATCATCCTCTCAGAGAAAACGGAGCAGAAGATGATGAGAGAATTAATCCATGGGCCCTTGAGAGCGTCTGGTAACACAGGGAAAAATGCTCTTTATGAAGTTCTGATGGATCAACAGTCCTGCATGATGAGGGACCTCGGCGCTCAGTAA
- the LOC143481687 gene encoding apoptosis-associated speck-like protein containing a CARD isoform X1 — protein MEASTPVQTNITNQTNITAQTGGNVCAPQIHGSQFHAPVTMNFTNGGYSTQGTAPATAFSGAAFINAKWAELVQRASGMESILDSLLMKNVLTDEQYNIILSEKTEQKMMRELIHGPLRASGNTGKNALYEVLMDQQSCMMRDLGAQ, from the exons ATGGAGGCCTCCACTCCAGTCCAGACCAACATCACAAATCAGACCAACATCACAGCTCAGACAGGAGGGAATGTCTGTGCTCCTCAGATCCATGGGAGTCAGTTTCATGCACCGGTGACAATGAACTTTACAAATGGAG GGTACTCAACCCAAGGAACCGCACCAGCTACAG CGTTTTCAGGTGCTGCCTTTATCAATGCAAAGTGGGCAGAACTGGTACAGAGGGCCAGTGGAATGGAGTCCATCTTGGACAGTCTGCTGATGAAGAACGTCCTTACGGATGAGCAATACAACATCATCCTCTCAGAGAAAACGGAGCAGAAGATGATGAGAGAATTAATCCATGGGCCCTTGAGAGCGTCTGGTAACACAGGGAAAAATGCTCTTTATGAAGTTCTGATGGATCAACAGTCCTGCATGATGAGGGACCTCGGCGCTCAGTAA